From the genome of Methanobacterium petrolearium, one region includes:
- a CDS encoding nucleotidyltransferase family protein, which produces MRVLDVIKEHESEIKERYSVAKIGVFGSYVRGEETTSSDIDILVEFDKPTLHNFMGLVFYLEELFDKEVHLVTNNALSPYMRPTVEKEVIWCE; this is translated from the coding sequence ATGAGGGTTCTGGACGTAATCAAGGAACATGAGAGTGAAATAAAAGAAAGATACAGTGTTGCTAAAATAGGAGTTTTTGGTTCCTACGTCAGAGGAGAAGAAACAACTTCCAGTGACATTGATATTCTGGTTGAATTTGATAAACCCACTCTCCATAATTTCATGGGCCTGGTCTTCTATCTAGAAGAACTTTTTGACAAGGAAGTTCATCTGGTCACTAATAATGCATTAAGTCCTTATATGCGCCCTACTGTGGAAAAAGAGGTGATCTGGTGTGAATAA
- the cobI gene encoding precorrin-2 C(20)-methyltransferase, protein MNMNRGKLIGVGVGPGDPELLTVKAVKTLERVPVICAPKSSQNKPSVALSIVRGILDGRKDEHVTIEPLFPMIEDKKALKSYWAGAAELIINELDEGRDVSFITLGDPSVYSTFSYVARIIDDQGYVVEMIPGINSFTGCAASAGITLGEKDEIILVVPKVDQRLEELLQHADTAVIMKTSRHSQMLEEIINKDPRDKTVVSVQNCSMEDEKVFDGFAKKGKYLSTTIVKFNGNQDH, encoded by the coding sequence ATGAATATGAATAGAGGTAAACTCATAGGTGTTGGTGTGGGTCCTGGAGACCCTGAATTACTTACAGTTAAGGCTGTGAAGACATTGGAACGCGTTCCGGTAATTTGTGCCCCCAAATCGTCCCAGAACAAACCAAGCGTGGCACTTTCCATTGTCCGGGGAATTCTGGATGGACGTAAGGATGAACATGTAACTATTGAACCTCTGTTCCCCATGATTGAGGATAAGAAAGCCCTGAAAAGTTACTGGGCCGGGGCTGCAGAGTTAATTATAAATGAATTAGATGAAGGCCGGGATGTTTCTTTCATCACCCTGGGAGATCCATCAGTTTACAGCACATTTTCATATGTTGCCAGGATAATAGACGACCAGGGATATGTTGTGGAGATGATACCGGGAATAAATTCATTCACTGGATGTGCTGCCAGTGCCGGCATCACCCTGGGCGAAAAGGATGAAATCATTCTGGTGGTGCCCAAGGTGGACCAGAGACTGGAAGAACTACTGCAACATGCAGACACTGCCGTGATCATGAAGACCTCCCGCCATTCCCAGATGCTGGAAGAAATCATAAATAAGGATCCCCGGGATAAAACGGTTGTATCTGTCCAAAATTGCAGTATGGAAGATGAAAAAGTTTTTGATGGATTTGCAAAGAAGGGAAAGTACCTTTCCACCACCATAGTCAAATTCAACGGTAACCAGGACCATTAA
- a CDS encoding HepT-like ribonuclease domain-containing protein, with translation MGVQFSTNTKEDLLSDPLLQRGTVRSLEIIGEAVKNLSDDFKTDNSKIEWKEIAGMRDKLIHQYFDVEWDIVWEVI, from the coding sequence ATTGGGGTTCAATTCTCAACAAATACCAAGGAAGATCTTTTAAGTGATCCACTGTTACAACGAGGAACAGTAAGAAGTCTTGAAATTATTGGTGAAGCAGTTAAAAATTTATCTGATGATTTCAAGACGGATAATTCCAAGATAGAATGGAAAGAAATCGCAGGAATGAGAGATAAACTTATTCACCAGTATTTTGATGTGGAGTGGGATATTGTATGGGAAGTGATTTAG